The Bacillus xiapuensis genome window below encodes:
- a CDS encoding ZIP family metal transporter, with amino-acid sequence MDWFNELNPAYQAFLGGLMTWGLTALGASVVFFFRRIHQNTMNTMLGFAAGVMIAASFWSLLAPAIDFSEQNGQLPWLAPAIGFLAGGLFIRLLDFVVPHLDMGVSEDQAEGPKTGLNKSMLLFLAITLHNIPEGLAIGVAFGAASIGLSDASVAGAIGLAIGIGIQNMPEGAALAVPLRGEGMSRVKAFHYGQLSAIVEPIAALVGAAAVLTVQPVLPYALAFAAGAMIFVVVEQLIPQSQSSGSTDLATLGVMGGFTVMMILDVALG; translated from the coding sequence ATGGATTGGTTCAATGAGTTAAACCCGGCATATCAAGCTTTTTTAGGCGGGTTGATGACATGGGGACTGACGGCTCTTGGGGCGTCCGTTGTCTTCTTCTTTCGCCGCATTCACCAGAACACGATGAATACGATGCTGGGGTTTGCGGCTGGTGTTATGATTGCCGCTTCCTTCTGGTCGCTATTAGCTCCGGCTATTGACTTCAGTGAGCAAAACGGCCAACTTCCTTGGCTGGCTCCAGCGATTGGTTTTTTAGCAGGCGGGCTATTTATACGGCTGCTGGATTTTGTCGTTCCTCATCTGGACATGGGCGTTTCTGAGGACCAAGCAGAGGGGCCAAAAACGGGATTAAATAAATCGATGCTATTATTTTTAGCGATCACTTTGCATAATATTCCTGAGGGGCTGGCGATTGGTGTGGCTTTTGGGGCGGCGTCCATCGGTCTTTCCGATGCTTCCGTTGCAGGAGCCATTGGGCTGGCGATTGGCATTGGCATTCAAAATATGCCGGAGGGAGCGGCGCTGGCTGTTCCACTGCGGGGAGAGGGGATGTCTCGGGTAAAAGCCTTCCACTACGGACAGCTGTCGGCGATTGTCGAACCTATTGCAGCGCTAGTGGGGGCGGCGGCTGTATTGACCGTTCAGCCTGTGCTCCCTTATGCGTTGGCGTTTGCTGCCGGGGCGATGATCTTTGTCGTGGTTGAACAGTTGATTCCGCAATCGCAATCCTCAGGAAGTACGGACCTTGCCACTTTAGGCGTTATGGGCGGCTTTACCGTTATGATGATTCTTGATGTGGCTCTCGGTTAA
- a CDS encoding NADP-dependent oxidoreductase — translation MANNREILLVKRPRKEPASDHLTITETDMPVPDEGEVLLRLLYVSVDPYMRCRMNEEASPMTPFELNQPLEGGAIAEVLESRSPKLNAGDIVTGNLLWREYSAADPGSLRRIDASLAPATTALHVLGLTGLTAYFGLMDIGKPQEGETVVISGAGGAVGSTAVQIATIAGARVVGIAGREDKVELIQKLGAAEAINYHEADFSQALQAACPEGVDVYFDNVGGEISDAVYPLLNKFARVVQCGAISSYNKPHDQGPRHQKHLLASSAIMKGFAVHDYRDRFPEGLQFLTKWLNEDKLTYEETIIEGFEQIPDALFGLFRGTNIGKQLVRVAKPGQEKE, via the coding sequence AACCATTACCGAGACAGACATGCCCGTACCGGATGAAGGCGAGGTGCTGCTCCGCCTGCTGTATGTGTCTGTAGATCCTTATATGCGCTGCCGGATGAACGAGGAGGCCTCGCCCATGACCCCCTTTGAGCTTAACCAGCCGCTGGAAGGCGGCGCCATTGCGGAAGTGCTGGAATCTCGCTCTCCTAAACTGAACGCGGGAGATATCGTTACTGGCAACCTATTATGGAGGGAATATTCGGCAGCAGATCCCGGCTCTTTGAGAAGAATTGATGCCTCGCTTGCACCGGCCACAACCGCACTTCACGTATTAGGCTTGACCGGACTGACGGCGTATTTTGGACTGATGGATATCGGAAAGCCGCAAGAAGGGGAAACCGTCGTGATCTCCGGCGCAGGCGGAGCCGTCGGTTCAACAGCCGTTCAAATTGCAACGATTGCCGGTGCAAGAGTCGTCGGCATCGCCGGACGTGAGGATAAGGTGGAACTGATTCAAAAGCTCGGCGCCGCTGAAGCGATCAATTATCATGAGGCAGATTTCTCTCAAGCGCTCCAAGCAGCCTGTCCGGAAGGTGTGGATGTCTATTTTGACAATGTCGGCGGAGAGATCTCGGATGCGGTATATCCGCTTCTGAATAAATTCGCGAGAGTCGTCCAATGCGGAGCGATCTCTTCATACAACAAGCCCCATGATCAAGGTCCGCGCCATCAGAAGCATCTCCTGGCATCCAGCGCTATTATGAAAGGCTTTGCCGTTCACGATTATCGCGACCGTTTTCCGGAAGGGCTGCAGTTCTTAACTAAATGGTTAAATGAAGACAAGCTGACTTATGAAGAAACCATTATCGAAGGATTTGAACAGATCCCGGATGCCCTATTCGGCTTGTTCAGAGGCACAAACATCGGCAAGCAGCTTGTGCGAGTTGCCAAACCGGGGCAAGAAAAGGAATAG
- a CDS encoding AAA family ATPase — MNPLTNDCFIRELIFLKEEFPDCQSYPFRLPFLQTDSLLFHPKVTYIIGENGMGKSTLLEAIAIASGFNPEGGTSNFNFSTYDSHSPLEKYVRLVKGIKKPQDGFFLRAESFYNVATQIEEMDREGAAGKVIDSFGGTSLHQQSHGEAFFAAFNYRFRGSGLYILDEPEAALSPLRQLSLLARIHDLAEARSQFIIATHSPLLMAYPKAQILEITGKGIQERQLEETGHYKIMKQFFDDKDRLLHHLLNADD, encoded by the coding sequence ATGAATCCCTTAACAAACGACTGCTTTATACGCGAGCTTATATTTTTAAAAGAGGAATTCCCAGATTGCCAAAGCTATCCCTTTCGGCTGCCGTTTCTGCAAACAGACAGCCTTCTGTTTCATCCGAAGGTGACCTATATCATTGGTGAAAACGGGATGGGGAAATCCACCTTACTAGAAGCCATCGCAATCGCTTCAGGATTTAACCCTGAAGGAGGCACCAGCAACTTCAACTTCTCCACTTATGATTCTCATTCACCTTTAGAAAAATATGTTCGACTGGTGAAAGGGATCAAGAAACCGCAGGATGGCTTTTTTTTACGCGCAGAGTCCTTTTACAATGTGGCGACCCAAATTGAAGAAATGGACAGGGAAGGCGCAGCCGGCAAAGTCATCGATTCTTTTGGGGGAACGTCCCTTCACCAACAGTCCCATGGAGAAGCGTTTTTTGCGGCTTTCAATTATCGCTTTCGCGGCAGCGGCTTATATATTCTCGATGAGCCGGAAGCAGCCTTATCACCGCTTCGCCAGCTATCATTGCTGGCAAGAATCCATGATCTAGCAGAAGCCCGCTCACAGTTCATCATCGCCACCCATTCCCCTTTGCTGATGGCTTACCCTAAAGCTCAAATACTAGAGATCACAGGAAAAGGGATTCAAGAGAGACAGCTGGAGGAAACCGGGCACTACAAGATTATGAAGCAATTTTTCGATGATAAAGACAGGCTGCTGCATCATTTATTGAATGCGGATGATTAA